The following proteins come from a genomic window of Brevibacillus antibioticus:
- a CDS encoding MFS transporter codes for MMARITMILLFVLYMINYADKTIAGYSAVPIMTEFSLNEKDWGLVGSSFFWFFSLAGIIGAALSDRIGTKKMLAVMALSWTVIQLGAYAIAGLPMLVVARVLLGIGEGPFWATVVSHLNKWFPEEKRGLVYSTVNFGAFVGAVASAPMIVALIDSYGWRFSWAFMGALSLIWLLVWLWIGKEKPLVSVAPAKVEAPTLSKAKWSDISGILISSTFLFCFLIYFAQIWGTTFASVWEPVYLVKVFQFTNQEMAYAIAGTGLLAGLMTILISSIGDRFFKKHRSYRKSYVLVGGVSIILGGVCFYSVTLVQSTVLVLILLCLGKGFAFSVGTAASVIVSSLVPERTGLLVGVLSSLVTLAGIISPLVTGSIVQSAGDIGTGFGNAMIVNGLLFIICGVLFLLFVKRNEQVSQSAPPISHVS; via the coding sequence ATGATGGCCAGAATCACAATGATTTTGTTATTTGTGCTATACATGATCAATTATGCGGATAAAACGATTGCGGGATATTCTGCCGTGCCCATTATGACTGAATTTTCATTGAACGAGAAGGATTGGGGACTTGTTGGAAGCAGTTTTTTCTGGTTTTTCTCCCTTGCCGGGATTATAGGCGCGGCGCTGTCGGATCGCATCGGGACGAAAAAAATGCTGGCAGTCATGGCACTGTCCTGGACAGTCATCCAACTCGGCGCTTATGCGATCGCGGGTTTGCCAATGCTTGTTGTAGCGCGGGTATTGCTTGGAATAGGCGAAGGGCCATTTTGGGCAACGGTTGTCAGCCATTTGAACAAATGGTTTCCTGAAGAAAAGCGTGGACTGGTTTATTCAACCGTGAACTTCGGTGCTTTTGTCGGTGCGGTGGCATCCGCACCGATGATTGTCGCGCTAATTGATAGCTATGGATGGCGATTTTCCTGGGCATTTATGGGCGCACTCAGTCTGATATGGCTCTTGGTCTGGCTGTGGATCGGAAAAGAAAAACCACTTGTCAGCGTCGCACCTGCAAAAGTCGAAGCTCCCACCTTATCAAAAGCGAAGTGGTCAGATATATCCGGTATCTTGATATCATCCACGTTTTTATTCTGTTTTTTAATCTATTTCGCACAAATATGGGGGACCACCTTCGCATCCGTATGGGAGCCTGTCTATCTCGTCAAGGTTTTCCAATTTACGAATCAGGAAATGGCCTATGCGATTGCTGGCACGGGACTTTTAGCTGGACTGATGACCATACTAATTTCATCGATTGGCGATCGTTTCTTTAAAAAGCACCGCAGCTATCGCAAATCATACGTTCTGGTTGGCGGTGTTTCGATTATTTTAGGGGGGGTGTGCTTTTACAGTGTTACTCTCGTTCAATCTACCGTACTTGTCTTAATCCTCCTGTGCCTAGGAAAAGGGTTTGCTTTTTCTGTGGGTACAGCTGCCTCTGTCATCGTCAGTAGCTTGGTGCCGGAACGAACGGGACTTTTGGTAGGCGTGTTGTCCAGCCTGGTTACGTTGGCAGGGATCATTTCGCCGCTGGTCACGGGCTCTATCGTTCAATCAGCGGGAGATATTGGCACTGGTTTTGGCAACGCCATGATCGTCAACGGCTTGCTCTTTATCATTTGCGGCGTGCTTTTTCTGCTCTTTGTGAAGCGCAATGAACAAGTCAGTCAATCAGCACCGCCAATCTCCCATGTTTCCTAA
- a CDS encoding long-chain-fatty-acid--CoA ligase, translating to MYHLNESLMQSAKQFADRPALVYMGETTTYAKFNQQVEHLAAGLAQHGIGKGDAVALLMDNRPSFVSAYYAILRVGAVVVPMNPIYTAREISFILSNSKAKAAIALSALQPILTPMKDQIEDLQLLIYTECIENEITIDQLEQEGQGSEVGYAEQERNEDDLAVILYTSGTTGQPKGAMLSHRNMASNADAMGTLFELVPEDRMVAVLPMFHVFCMTVCMNGPIRAGAAIIIVPKFHPVDVLQTIREQKATCFAGVPTMYNYLLQLPTATKEDFSSIRIYCSGGASMPVELLHKFEAKYDAKVLEGYGLSEAAPATTFNPLHGIRKPGSVGIDIPLVKNKVVDPEGNEVARGEVGELVVQGPNVMIGYLGLPDDTAAALRDGWLYTGDMARMDEEGYVYIVDRKKDMILVDGYNVYPREVEEVLYQHPAIIEAAVIGIPDEVHGEAVKAFVALKEIAVSQEDIMAFCRDKLAKYKVPRQVEIVAELPKNSTGKILRRSLRTS from the coding sequence GTGTATCATTTGAATGAAAGCCTCATGCAGAGCGCGAAACAGTTTGCGGATCGTCCAGCCTTGGTCTATATGGGAGAAACGACGACGTATGCAAAATTCAATCAGCAGGTCGAACATCTCGCAGCTGGACTTGCCCAGCACGGGATTGGAAAAGGGGATGCTGTCGCCCTGCTCATGGATAATCGGCCGTCTTTTGTAAGCGCTTACTATGCGATACTCCGCGTAGGAGCAGTCGTTGTTCCCATGAACCCCATCTATACGGCGCGCGAAATTAGCTTTATTCTATCGAACAGTAAAGCAAAAGCAGCCATTGCCTTATCCGCGTTGCAGCCGATACTAACCCCGATGAAGGACCAAATAGAAGATTTACAGCTACTCATCTACACGGAATGTATTGAAAATGAAATAACGATCGATCAGCTTGAACAGGAAGGGCAAGGATCAGAGGTAGGCTACGCGGAGCAGGAACGAAACGAAGATGACCTCGCTGTTATTCTGTACACATCAGGTACGACTGGCCAGCCAAAAGGAGCGATGCTCTCCCACCGCAATATGGCATCGAATGCTGATGCGATGGGGACATTGTTCGAGCTGGTACCCGAAGATCGCATGGTCGCCGTACTCCCGATGTTTCACGTCTTCTGCATGACGGTGTGCATGAATGGACCGATTCGAGCGGGAGCGGCCATTATTATCGTGCCAAAATTTCATCCGGTAGACGTCCTCCAAACGATTCGTGAGCAAAAAGCCACATGTTTTGCAGGCGTTCCGACCATGTACAACTATCTACTTCAGCTGCCGACTGCGACAAAAGAAGATTTCTCCTCCATCCGAATATACTGCTCGGGAGGTGCATCTATGCCGGTCGAGCTCCTGCACAAATTCGAAGCGAAATACGATGCCAAGGTACTGGAGGGCTACGGTTTGTCCGAGGCAGCCCCAGCTACAACATTCAATCCATTGCACGGGATCAGAAAGCCAGGATCGGTTGGAATCGATATCCCGCTTGTGAAGAACAAGGTCGTCGATCCCGAAGGAAACGAAGTCGCACGTGGAGAAGTGGGTGAGCTGGTAGTACAAGGGCCCAACGTCATGATAGGATACCTCGGTTTGCCAGATGATACGGCCGCAGCGCTTCGAGATGGTTGGCTGTATACGGGAGACATGGCCCGTATGGATGAAGAAGGATATGTGTACATCGTTGACCGCAAAAAAGACATGATTCTCGTTGACGGCTATAACGTGTACCCGCGTGAGGTAGAAGAAGTGTTATACCAGCATCCTGCGATTATCGAGGCGGCTGTGATCGGAATTCCTGACGAGGTGCATGGCGAGGCAGTCAAGGCATTTGTGGCATTGAAGGAAATAGCGGTTTCTCAAGAGGATATCATGGCGTTTTGTCGTGACAAGCTGGCGAAATACAAAGTTCCTCGTCAGGTCGAAATTGTAGCAGAGCTTCCCAAAAACAGTACGGGGAAAATCTTGCGTCGCTCGTTACGCACCTCTTAA
- a CDS encoding GNAT family N-acetyltransferase: protein MAIMDEATLRGYSFIRLDSLPTMEQAIQLYRSLGFYPIEPYRFNPIEGTLYMEKKLI, encoded by the coding sequence TTGGCGATCATGGACGAAGCAACATTACGAGGCTATTCATTCATCCGATTAGATTCGCTTCCTACGATGGAACAAGCGATTCAGCTTTACCGCTCGTTGGGCTTCTATCCAATTGAGCCCTATCGTTTTAATCCGATTGAAGGCACGCTGTATATGGAGAAAAAGCTCATATAA
- a CDS encoding LysR family transcriptional regulator, producing the protein MEIRLLQTFQAVVQCGSQIKAANLLQYAQSTITLHINQLEENLGIELFERKGKQMVLTEAGRLVKEQADILLNQVDVITQTAKEFSIGQKGLIRIGAIDSIGKTNLISVLTTFMKEHPQICLSIESGVTQQFSQRIIANELDIALCPPPSPELNLEFYPLYEEKLCLILPIDHPLSTQDKIYMCDLENENFILTGQLCDYRRKIEHVFLHHGFHLHSNYDAANVEMVLNLVLQEFGIAMLPSNFVANSHEYAIRDIDDISFALPVGLIRKKNKVLSPATEKLVANIFSSC; encoded by the coding sequence ATGGAAATTCGTTTGTTACAGACATTTCAAGCTGTTGTCCAATGTGGTAGTCAGATAAAAGCAGCAAATCTGCTGCAATACGCACAATCTACCATCACCCTACACATCAATCAATTAGAAGAAAATCTCGGCATCGAACTGTTTGAGCGTAAAGGAAAACAAATGGTGCTAACCGAAGCCGGAAGACTTGTGAAAGAACAAGCAGATATTTTATTAAATCAAGTGGATGTAATCACCCAAACCGCAAAAGAATTTTCAATCGGTCAGAAAGGACTTATTCGGATTGGAGCAATTGATTCCATTGGCAAAACAAATTTGATTTCCGTACTAACAACGTTTATGAAAGAACATCCACAAATTTGTCTTTCCATCGAAAGTGGCGTAACCCAACAATTTAGTCAACGGATTATCGCTAACGAACTTGATATTGCCTTATGTCCCCCTCCTTCACCCGAATTAAATCTTGAATTTTATCCGCTATATGAAGAAAAGCTTTGTTTGATACTGCCAATCGACCATCCATTATCTACACAAGATAAAATTTACATGTGTGATTTGGAAAATGAAAATTTCATTTTAACTGGACAATTGTGTGATTATCGGCGAAAAATAGAGCATGTTTTTCTTCATCATGGTTTTCATTTACACTCTAATTACGATGCAGCAAACGTGGAGATGGTTTTAAATCTTGTATTACAAGAGTTTGGTATTGCTATGCTACCTAGCAATTTCGTTGCCAATTCACATGAATACGCTATTCGTGACATCGATGACATTTCATTCGCTTTACCTGTTGGATTAATCCGCAAAAAAAATAAAGTCCTCAGCCCTGCTACAGAAAAATTAGTAGCTAACATATTTTCATCCTGCTAA
- a CDS encoding cupin domain-containing protein produces MKDLFSVDITNSEWKFVMDGIEQIPLRDENGELRYVVRFAPGAKFPQHTHKDTEELFVLDGTLISNDVEYGAGSYLCYGPNTKHEPWSEKGCLVLVMERNAG; encoded by the coding sequence ATGAAAGATTTATTTTCCGTTGATATCACAAACAGTGAGTGGAAATTTGTTATGGATGGTATAGAACAAATTCCATTACGAGATGAGAATGGTGAACTGCGTTATGTCGTGCGATTTGCACCGGGGGCAAAATTCCCTCAACATACGCATAAGGATACCGAGGAGTTATTCGTATTAGATGGAACTCTTATCAGCAATGATGTTGAGTATGGAGCAGGTTCTTATCTCTGTTATGGACCTAATACAAAACATGAACCATGGTCTGAAAAGGGTTGTTTGGTTCTTGTAATGGAGCGTAATGCTGGATAG
- a CDS encoding NAD(P)H-dependent oxidoreductase: protein MKTLVIVTHPSIETSVINKRWVEELKKYPEKYTVHELHKIYPDGNIDVEKEQQWIESHGNLVLQFPVYWFNCPPLLKKWLDDVFAYGWAYGSKGGDKLKNRKAALAVSAGIRKEDYQEEGRYRYTLEQILTPFETTFRYCDADYRSFFAYYGAETESGENEPGQELEPTGSILDKTAQDYVKFIDSL from the coding sequence TTGAAAACTCTTGTCATCGTCACTCATCCAAGCATCGAAACATCCGTCATCAATAAGCGATGGGTAGAAGAACTCAAAAAATATCCAGAAAAGTATACCGTACACGAATTGCATAAGATTTATCCAGATGGAAACATTGATGTGGAAAAAGAACAACAATGGATTGAATCACATGGGAATCTTGTTTTACAGTTCCCGGTTTACTGGTTTAATTGTCCGCCACTCCTGAAAAAATGGCTTGACGATGTGTTCGCATATGGGTGGGCTTACGGTTCAAAGGGAGGCGATAAATTAAAGAATCGCAAAGCAGCATTAGCCGTATCTGCTGGAATTAGGAAAGAGGATTATCAGGAAGAGGGAAGATATCGGTATACACTGGAGCAAATATTGACCCCTTTTGAAACAACCTTCCGTTACTGCGATGCGGATTATCGTTCATTCTTTGCCTATTATGGTGCAGAGACAGAGTCAGGGGAAAATGAACCTGGTCAAGAGCTTGAGCCGACTGGCAGCATATTGGATAAGACCGCACAAGATTATGTGAAATTCATTGATAGCCTGTAA
- a CDS encoding winged helix-turn-helix transcriptional regulator has protein sequence MRETCVPTGVELKDTGFGYTLSLIGGKYKMIILYWLAENKVMRHNELKRSIGTISFKTLSLMLKELEADDLIIRKEFPQVPPKVEYSLSERGLSLIPLLNMMCDWGEKNSLPPQNAVKQQA, from the coding sequence GTGCGTGAAACCTGTGTTCCGACCGGTGTAGAGTTAAAAGACACTGGCTTTGGCTATACATTGTCTTTAATAGGCGGGAAATATAAAATGATCATTTTGTATTGGCTCGCTGAAAATAAGGTGATGCGGCATAATGAGCTGAAGCGAAGTATCGGTACCATTTCCTTTAAAACGCTGAGCTTGATGTTAAAAGAGCTGGAGGCTGATGACTTGATCATCCGCAAGGAATTTCCCCAAGTCCCTCCCAAAGTGGAATATTCCTTATCAGAGCGTGGTCTATCTCTCATCCCCTTGTTAAATATGATGTGCGACTGGGGAGAGAAAAACAGCTTACCCCCTCAAAATGCTGTAAAGCAGCAGGCATAA
- a CDS encoding MFS transporter, with translation MSRFEKRNRFIILAMALGLLMSSLDNTITSAAISPIIKDIGGFESMSWVFTSYVLAATSTMLIFGKMSDLFGRKLFYLLGITIFLIGSALCGVAQSIEQLIVFRALQGIGSGALFPITFTILFTLSSDPKYSARISGVFAGIFGLSSIAGPQVGTLLSDYLGWRWCFYVNVPIGLLSLFTLLFSLKESRSHTKPKIDYLGTVTLIVACIAVMLALEWGGKVYEWSSWPIISLFALSVIVGFTFIMVERHAEEPILPFQIFQNRMVVATCIACLSQGAIMFAVITYLPIFAVAVLGYPNSNSVLTPLMLSLTGGAVVFGMLQTRFPFRSLMAFSMLACVVSSILLMYVSTGISFFFLTLLMILLGFAAIGPLMSVAQNAIVHSVDKQYIGISSSIVGFCRNMGGVLGASIMAAVVNQNYASIVSTGASLHGISLEKVADLLNPEVLMREPLKIEPNVYSFLSDSLGNAINHGYIVGLIFGVIGFFTVLYAGPGKLERHQKSVES, from the coding sequence ATGTCACGATTCGAAAAACGTAATCGCTTCATTATCCTTGCAATGGCACTGGGCCTATTGATGTCTTCCCTCGACAATACCATCACCTCAGCGGCCATTAGTCCCATTATTAAAGATATCGGTGGCTTTGAAAGCATGAGCTGGGTTTTCACTTCGTACGTATTAGCCGCAACCAGTACGATGCTCATCTTCGGGAAAATGTCCGATCTTTTTGGACGCAAGTTGTTTTACTTACTTGGCATTACGATTTTTCTCATTGGCTCGGCACTTTGTGGCGTTGCCCAAAGCATCGAACAGCTAATTGTTTTCCGTGCCCTTCAAGGAATTGGTTCAGGGGCTCTCTTTCCGATTACTTTCACAATCCTATTTACGCTATCCTCTGATCCGAAATATTCGGCACGGATCTCTGGCGTGTTTGCCGGAATCTTTGGGCTCTCTTCTATCGCCGGACCTCAAGTCGGGACCTTGCTCTCTGATTACTTGGGGTGGCGTTGGTGCTTTTATGTCAATGTTCCGATCGGTTTGTTGTCTCTCTTCACTCTTCTGTTTTCCCTGAAAGAATCCCGTTCCCATACAAAGCCAAAGATTGACTATTTGGGTACCGTTACATTAATTGTCGCCTGTATAGCAGTCATGCTGGCGCTTGAATGGGGAGGAAAAGTATATGAGTGGTCTTCGTGGCCAATCATCTCCCTGTTTGCCCTGTCCGTAATAGTCGGGTTCACTTTTATCATGGTAGAACGTCATGCAGAGGAACCGATCCTCCCCTTTCAAATTTTTCAAAACCGCATGGTGGTCGCGACATGTATCGCCTGTCTTTCTCAAGGTGCCATCATGTTTGCTGTTATCACTTATTTGCCTATTTTCGCTGTGGCCGTACTTGGATATCCGAACTCCAATAGTGTTTTGACCCCGTTGATGCTCTCTTTGACGGGAGGAGCCGTGGTATTCGGAATGTTGCAAACAAGATTTCCCTTTCGATCTCTCATGGCGTTCTCTATGCTCGCTTGTGTAGTCAGTTCTATTTTGCTTATGTACGTTTCAACAGGCATTTCCTTCTTTTTCTTAACACTCTTGATGATTCTGCTCGGGTTTGCTGCAATCGGGCCGTTAATGAGCGTTGCACAAAACGCGATCGTGCATTCGGTTGATAAACAATATATCGGTATTTCTTCCTCGATCGTTGGGTTTTGTCGAAACATGGGAGGCGTACTCGGTGCATCGATCATGGCTGCTGTTGTGAACCAAAATTATGCGAGTATCGTATCCACAGGGGCATCATTACATGGCATTTCCTTGGAAAAAGTAGCTGATCTGCTTAATCCTGAAGTTCTCATGCGTGAGCCGTTAAAAATCGAGCCGAATGTTTATTCTTTTCTGAGTGACTCTCTAGGAAATGCCATCAATCATGGTTATATTGTGGGATTGATTTTCGGCGTTATTGGTTTCTTTACCGTACTATACGCAGGCCCTGGCAAGCTTGAGCGCCATCAAAAGAGTGTCGAATCATAA
- a CDS encoding MerR family transcriptional regulator, which yields MLYTVNEVAKLSGTTIKTLYHYQKIGLLMPEIVTENGYRYYGENELKRLQQILFYRELDFSLDRIKAALDHEPDRLRCLSEQQTMLKARQLRMERILLTLEETIRHERKRGNMSTEQMFDGLNEEEWQQAFSQQNEHLQKAYDFQLDTENLDVASMNEKAAEATAFMTSMAEALKNNKSIDDETVVSAIENHLAFLQKAHPIDARAFAEQSRFFLSDEFHRTMLEEQQTGLSYYICMAAENYATK from the coding sequence ATGTTGTATACCGTTAACGAGGTAGCCAAACTGTCTGGTACCACAATCAAGACACTGTACCATTATCAAAAGATTGGCTTGCTGATGCCCGAAATCGTTACAGAAAATGGATACAGATATTATGGTGAGAATGAACTCAAGCGGTTACAACAAATCTTGTTTTATCGTGAGCTGGATTTTTCGTTGGACAGGATTAAAGCTGCTCTTGATCACGAACCAGACAGACTTCGTTGTTTATCTGAGCAACAAACGATGTTAAAGGCACGCCAGCTTCGAATGGAGCGCATCTTGCTTACTTTAGAAGAAACGATCCGACACGAAAGGAAGAGAGGAAATATGTCCACTGAGCAAATGTTTGATGGATTAAACGAAGAAGAATGGCAGCAGGCATTCTCTCAACAAAATGAGCATTTGCAGAAAGCCTACGATTTTCAATTGGATACAGAGAATCTGGACGTAGCTTCCATGAATGAAAAAGCTGCCGAAGCGACTGCTTTCATGACATCTATGGCAGAGGCGTTGAAAAACAACAAAAGTATCGATGATGAAACAGTTGTTTCTGCGATCGAAAATCATCTTGCTTTTTTGCAAAAAGCCCATCCGATTGATGCGAGAGCTTTTGCCGAGCAGTCAAGGTTTTTCCTATCAGATGAGTTCCACCGCACTATGTTGGAAGAACAGCAAACGGGATTAAGCTACTATATTTGCATGGCAGCCGAAAATTACGCCACCAAGTAA
- a CDS encoding IS1182 family transposase (programmed frameshift), protein MHYEFVCLDELVPEDHLLRVIQKHIDFSFIREKVRQYYCEDNGRPSIDPIVLFKMIFIGYLYGIRSERQLEKEIQTNIAYRWFLGLSLTDRVPDHTTISWNRRTRFKNTNVFQEIFDEIVRLAIQHRMVAGRVLISDSTHLKANANKRKFKKHVIEKSSRAYLKDLEVAINEDREVHGKKGLKPREGVKEEKEIKVSTTDPESGYMVRDSKPEGFFYLDHRTVDHKYNIITDVHVTAGNVHDSVPYIDRLNLQIEKFGFKDTIEAIALDAGYLTTPICKALHDINVFAVIGHRAFTPVKGLFAKWRFKYDLECDVYTCPQKHTLTYSTTDRNGYRMYKSNKEICKTCPRLSECTRSKNHQKVISRHVWEESKEWVRQNRLSKSGKYLYRLRYQTIERSFADAKELHGLRYCRLRGRENVQEQVLMTATVQNIKRIALHLAKAS, encoded by the exons ATGCATTACGAATTTGTGTGCCTTGATGAATTGGTCCCAGAGGACCATTTATTAAGGGTCATCCAGAAACATATAGATTTCTCCTTCATCCGAGAAAAAGTACGTCAATATTATTGCGAGGATAACGGTAGACCTTCGATTGATCCTATTGTTTTATTTAAAATGATTTTCATTGGATACCTTTACGGTATCCGCTCAGAGAGGCAGCTCGAAAAAGAAATCCAGACTAACATCGCCTATCGTTGGTTTCTTGGCCTTTCTTTAACAGATCGAGTTCCAGATCACACAACAATCAGTTGGAATCGTCGAACCCGTTTTAAAAATACAAATGTTTTTCAGGAGATTTTTGATGAAATTGTGCGCTTGGCGATTCAGCATCGAATGGTCGCTGGACGTGTATTGATAAGTGATTCCACGCATCTTAAAGCAAATGCGAATAAACGAAAATTTAAGAAGCATGTCATCGAGAAATCGAGTCGTGCCTATCTCAAAGATTTAGAGGTAGCAATTAATGAAGACCGTGAGGTACATGGAAAAAAGG GATTGAAGCCTAGAGAGGGTGTGAAGGAAGAAAAGGAAATCAAGGTGAGTACCACTGATCCGGAAAGTGGCTACATGGTTCGAGACAGCAAGCCCGAAGGCTTTTTCTATCTCGATCACCGGACTGTCGATCATAAGTACAATATTATTACCGATGTCCATGTCACTGCTGGCAATGTCCATGATTCCGTTCCTTACATAGATAGGCTGAATCTCCAAATCGAGAAGTTTGGGTTTAAGGATACAATTGAAGCTATTGCATTAGATGCTGGTTATTTAACTACTCCAATCTGCAAGGCACTTCACGATATAAATGTATTTGCTGTCATCGGTCATCGTGCCTTTACACCTGTTAAAGGTCTTTTTGCTAAATGGCGCTTTAAATATGATCTGGAGTGCGATGTGTACACATGTCCTCAAAAACATACGCTTACTTATTCGACTACCGATCGAAACGGATACAGGATGTATAAGTCCAATAAAGAAATATGTAAAACTTGTCCAAGGCTTTCTGAGTGTACCCGATCTAAAAATCACCAAAAGGTGATAAGTAGGCACGTTTGGGAAGAGAGTAAGGAATGGGTTCGACAGAACCGTTTAAGTAAATCGGGGAAATATTTATATAGATTAAGATACCAAACCATAGAGCGAAGCTTTGCAGATGCTAAAGAACTGCATGGGCTTCGCTATTGTAGGTTACGCGGACGTGAAAATGTCCAAGAGCAGGTATTGATGACAGCAACAGTACAAAACATTAAAAGGATAGCACTACACCTAGCGAAAGCAAGTTAG
- a CDS encoding GNAT family N-acetyltransferase → MFAQKMVQGTELTNDCFHSATNLFEALKHHVSIKGVITGVIPGRVFLSNDARSALLTSPQGIFLGGSIDNPLFFEEVNALLKEEILPQLAADEQLDYVLFYPTDEKWDDILDIVMKDIFPMRSGRMIFTHHLQDLYPPADDHIVPIDSTFLKRKELVGLEDVLDEITENWSSIEAYENKGFGCAAIQDTDEGPTIISWCMTDWVVEDECELGIETDEDYQGNGWARKTACGALSLAKQRGIKRVGWQCWSNNIGSQRTALSVGFELLADFPVLFGWNLPLNNFLVNGNHYMRGDLKYGVEKDYARAAWSYAQALDQGWDWDGDAALYWNAACLFYLNGEEDRAKHYYKKAIEHGWVSIHHPHYHDSVYREQDSEQIAQILAESLK, encoded by the coding sequence ATGTTTGCTCAAAAAATGGTTCAAGGAACAGAACTCACAAACGATTGCTTCCATAGCGCGACCAATCTATTCGAAGCGTTGAAGCATCATGTATCCATTAAAGGGGTCATTACAGGTGTTATTCCTGGTAGAGTATTCCTGTCAAATGACGCGAGATCAGCCTTGTTGACAAGCCCCCAAGGTATTTTTCTAGGAGGCAGTATTGATAATCCCCTCTTCTTTGAAGAAGTGAATGCATTGCTCAAAGAGGAGATTTTACCGCAGCTTGCTGCTGATGAACAGCTTGACTACGTCCTGTTTTATCCTACGGATGAGAAGTGGGATGACATTCTCGATATCGTGATGAAAGATATATTTCCCATGAGAAGCGGACGAATGATCTTTACTCACCATCTACAGGATCTGTACCCTCCTGCTGACGATCATATTGTCCCGATAGACAGCACCTTTTTAAAGCGGAAGGAATTGGTTGGTCTCGAGGATGTTCTCGATGAAATAACAGAGAACTGGTCATCCATAGAAGCCTATGAAAACAAAGGATTCGGTTGTGCCGCGATTCAAGATACCGATGAGGGGCCGACCATTATTAGCTGGTGCATGACGGATTGGGTAGTAGAAGACGAATGTGAATTGGGTATAGAAACTGATGAAGACTATCAGGGTAACGGATGGGCTCGAAAGACAGCATGCGGTGCTCTCTCACTCGCCAAACAACGCGGAATCAAAAGAGTGGGATGGCAATGCTGGTCAAATAATATAGGTTCACAGCGAACAGCCTTGTCTGTCGGTTTCGAGCTGCTCGCAGATTTCCCAGTTCTGTTCGGATGGAACCTTCCGTTAAACAATTTCCTTGTCAACGGCAACCACTATATGCGTGGTGATCTGAAATATGGCGTGGAAAAAGACTACGCCCGCGCAGCATGGAGTTATGCCCAAGCACTTGATCAAGGCTGGGATTGGGATGGCGATGCAGCCTTGTATTGGAATGCTGCTTGCTTATTCTATCTGAATGGTGAAGAGGACCGGGCAAAGCATTACTACAAAAAGGCTATCGAGCACGGCTGGGTAAGCATTCACCATCCGCATTATCATGATAGTGTGTACAGGGAACAGGACAGCGAGCAGATCGCGCAAATTCTTGCTGAATCACTCAAATAA